The Glutamicibacter mishrai DNA window TGAAGTCGCTGGTTGGCGACTCTGAGAAGGCCCAGGTCATGGACTCTGAATCCCTCAAGGGTTCAACATCTGATGCTGAGAAGCTAGTCAAGAGCATGAACATCAAGCCTGAAAAGTGCGCAGAACTCCTTACCCAAGAGGGAGCGCTGGATACCTCGGGAACCAACATGGCGGTAGCCGTTGTCCCGGGTGAAGGTACGGCAATGACAACCTACTCCGTTGTCGGCTTCGAGGATTCGGCAAAGGCCGAGACGGCGAAGTCAAGGATTGAAAAGAAGGACTTGCAGGGCTGCGATAAGTTCTCGATGTCCATGTCGGGGCAGGAATTCACTGCTGCTGCCAAGATCTTGGATGTCAGCTCTGACGCAGATTCCGCGATCGCTACCAAGACCAGCATGACTTTGAATGGCACCGAGGTTCCGGGCGGCTCGTATCAGCTGCAGGGTCTTGTCGGCCCTAATGCAGTTGTTGTCGTTTACTCTGGTGGCACTGGCAAGGAAAAAGACGCAGAGGTGCTGGACAAGCTCACTGCTGAACTCAATAAGGCCGTCGCTGAAGTAAAATCGGCTGCCAAGTAGTTTATTTTCTGATTCGGAGGGCTCTCGTTGGTTCCATTGGTGAACTGGCGGGAGCCGTTCGTTCATTAATGCCCGTCGAATGCTTCCCAACTACGGTCTCCTCGTGGCATTCTCGATAAATGACTGTGGAGTATCGTGGCCCCCAGACGCTGATCCAGGCGGCATTGGCTGCTGGAGAAGATCCAGCGGCCAAAGCGCGAAGCCTCAAGGCCCTGCATCAGAGATGGGCTGAGGGCACACGTATTCCGGAGGTCGTCCGGCCCGTAGTTGCGCGCTCGTGGTCTCGTGCTGGAGCGCTAGAAAAAGACATCGTCCCGCTTGATGCGATGGCGATACGCGACTTGCGCGAGTCCAATGAAGAGCTCACGAGCCTAGTAGGCCTGTTCAAGGAACGGCTGCTGTCGCTGGCGACCCAAGCCGGCAACCAACTCGTGATTTCTGATGGCCAGGGCTACGTACTGTGGGTTCTAGGACCTTCGACCGTCCGAAGGCGCAGTGACGGGATCGGGTTTGTCTCAGGGGCACGTTGGCGCGAAAGCGACGTGGGTACCAATGGCATCGGTGCTGCCATGGCTGAGAAGGTACCGGTGCAAATTTTCGGTCCGGAGCACGCGCGCGAGGAACAACACTCATGGGTATGCACCTCAGCCCCTGTGTTGAATCGGGCGACAGCGTCTTTGGTAGGCACGATCACGCTGGCTGGCTCATTTCGCACCGCACATCCTCACTCCCTGGCCTTGGTTTCTTCAGTGGCGCACGAAGCTGAAGCGGCGTTGCAAGCTCAACATTCTTTGAAGTTGCAACGCTTGGAGCTTACTAATGAACTGCCAGATGGCGAGTTCATCTTGACCGATCCACAGGGGCTGGTGGCGGCAAGTCGCGGATACAGCGTCGGCGGCCATATCAATCTGCCTGTTGGACTGGAGGAGGGGCACTTCTGGATTGCTGGCCTGGGTGCTGTGGACGCACGGCAGGCTGCTGGTGGATGGATTTTCACGAAAACCCAACACCAACTTAGGCTCGAAATGAGTTCCGAAACATTGCGCCAGGTGATCGTGCACTCTCATGAGGGGTCGACACAGATCAGCCTCAGCGAAAAACACTGGCAAATCGTTAACATGCTCGCCAAGCATCCATTGGGCCTTGGGGCCGAGCAGCTCAAGTCCTTGTGGCCGGCGTCGACGCCTCAAGTGACAATTCGAGCTGAGCTGTCCCGTCTGCGCGCAAAATTGCCGGGGGTCATCGCTTCGCGACCCTACCGGCTCGTTGCGCCGATAGTCCGCAACTCGGGGCTCTGAACAACTGGCCTTTTCACTGCAACCTTTTGCAACGGTTTTCTTTTGTGACCCAGATCATATTCTTACTTCAAGGCGGCAACACGACCGCAGAATTCCCCGGTCTTTCGATGAAATGAAGTGATGAGTATGTCAAGCAACGACGCACTGACCCAAGCCCAGGAGTGGGGCGATGCTCTGGAGCAAGCCCTGCAAAAAGGGGATATTCAGAAGGTCACGCAACTGTTCGGCGAAGATTCCTACTGGCGCGATCTGACGGCCTTGACTTGGAATATACACACCAGCGAGGGACGCGAAGACATCGGCAAGATGCTTCTCGGTGTAGACCGCGGAGCATGGCCCCGCAGCATCAAGGTCACCAGCGCCAGCGAAGTCGACGGGGTCATTGAGGCCTGGTACAGCTTCGAGAATGATGCGATCCAAGGCTTGGGGCTTTTCCGCTTGCGTGAAGGTCTGTGCTGGACGTTGCTCAGCACGGCGCAGTCGCTGCGACAGTTCCCTGAACCAGCCGGGAAGCTCCGTGAAATGGGAGCAGAACACGGATCATCCATGAGCAGGGAAAACTGGCTGGATCGCCGCCTCGCCCAGCAGCAGTCCTTGGGCATTACGGAGCAGCCCTACACGTTGATCATTGGCGGCGGCCAAGGCGGAATTGGGCTAGCTGCGCGTCTCAAGCGCATGGGTGTCCCAGCTCTGGTTATCGACAAGCACCCTCGCCCCGGAGATCAATGGCGTTCACGTTATCATTCCCTTGCGCTGCACGATCCGGTTTGGTACGACCATATGCCTTATATCGACTTCCCCGACCACTGGCCGGTCTTTACGCCGAAGGACAAGATGGGGGACTGGCTTGAAAGCTACACCAAACTCATGGAGCTGGACTACTGGTCCCTGACTGAAGCAACCAGCGCGCGCCAGGATCCCGAAGGCGAGGGGTGGGTTGTCGAGGTCCTCCGCGACGGCGTGCCGTTGACCCTGCGGCCAACTCAATTGGTGCTGGCAACGGGCATGTCCGGAATCCCGAATATTCCAAAGTATCCTGGCGCGGATGTTTTCGAGGGCGAACAAAACCACTCCTCGACACATCCGGGAGGAGAACACTACGCGGGGAAGAATGTTGTGGTGATCGGGGCCAACAATTCGGCCCATGATATCTGTGCGGACCTGGTGCAAAACGGAGCCCATCCCACGATGGTCCAGCGCTCGAGCACGCATATTGTGCGG harbors:
- a CDS encoding GAF domain-containing protein produces the protein MTVEYRGPQTLIQAALAAGEDPAAKARSLKALHQRWAEGTRIPEVVRPVVARSWSRAGALEKDIVPLDAMAIRDLRESNEELTSLVGLFKERLLSLATQAGNQLVISDGQGYVLWVLGPSTVRRRSDGIGFVSGARWRESDVGTNGIGAAMAEKVPVQIFGPEHAREEQHSWVCTSAPVLNRATASLVGTITLAGSFRTAHPHSLALVSSVAHEAEAALQAQHSLKLQRLELTNELPDGEFILTDPQGLVAASRGYSVGGHINLPVGLEEGHFWIAGLGAVDARQAAGGWIFTKTQHQLRLEMSSETLRQVIVHSHEGSTQISLSEKHWQIVNMLAKHPLGLGAEQLKSLWPASTPQVTIRAELSRLRAKLPGVIASRPYRLVAPIVRNSGL
- a CDS encoding flavin-containing monooxygenase; this translates as MSSNDALTQAQEWGDALEQALQKGDIQKVTQLFGEDSYWRDLTALTWNIHTSEGREDIGKMLLGVDRGAWPRSIKVTSASEVDGVIEAWYSFENDAIQGLGLFRLREGLCWTLLSTAQSLRQFPEPAGKLREMGAEHGSSMSRENWLDRRLAQQQSLGITEQPYTLIIGGGQGGIGLAARLKRMGVPALVIDKHPRPGDQWRSRYHSLALHDPVWYDHMPYIDFPDHWPVFTPKDKMGDWLESYTKLMELDYWSLTEATSARQDPEGEGWVVEVLRDGVPLTLRPTQLVLATGMSGIPNIPKYPGADVFEGEQNHSSTHPGGEHYAGKNVVVIGANNSAHDICADLVQNGAHPTMVQRSSTHIVRSESLMKHVLGGLYSEEALAAGIDHNKADLIFASIPYKVLPEFHKPAFAKIRELDAEFYKSLEDAGFDLDFGDDDSGLFLKYLRRGSGYYINIGASELVADGSIALAKGEVSHLTESSVVLADGTELPADAVVYATGYGSMNGWAAKLISQEVADAVGKCWGLGSETAKDPGPWQGELRNMWKPTKVKNLWFHGGNLHQSRHYSKYLGLQLKARYEGLPTPVYALAQTYHQS